The Daucus carota subsp. sativus chromosome 2, DH1 v3.0, whole genome shotgun sequence genome includes a window with the following:
- the LOC135150222 gene encoding protein MAIN-LIKE 1-like codes for MDPAAYLPGPVNGTLLTLQDTHRSTFVWNSSTDIPDLRVRTNFGEYWNVVDQTRPPQAIIDAINDAGFEWVFRLGQVKHDRGLITAFIERWRPETHTFHLPFGEATITLEDVHHILGLRTTGRPFILHGFTTTARERLAMIRDVLGLTPEAADVRKNCLRVGWLIDNFGDCARLDEAAEDFDEQTIFHIRAHLHMQGMTTRVVHVALRSD; via the exons ATGGATCCTGCAGCTTATCTTCCCGGGCCGGTCAACGGCACTTTGTTGACATTGCAGGACACGCATAGGTCCACTTTTGTGTGGAACAGTAGTACG GACATTCCTGATCTTAGAGTTAGGACGAACTTCGGTGAGTACTGGAATGTAGTTGACCAAACCAGGCCGCCTCAGGCGATAATAGATGCTATTAATGATGCGGGCTTTGAGTGGGTGTTCAGGTTGGGTCAGGTCAAGCATGACAGGGGCTTGATCACTGCTTTTATCGAGAGGTGGCGTCCAGAGACGCACACTTTTCATCTACCTTTCGGGGAGGCCACCATTACACTGGAGGATGTCCATCACATTCTCGGGTTACGAACCACTGGCCGGCCATTTATTCTACATGGCTTCACCACCACAGCTCGCGAGAGATTGGCCATGATACGCGATGTTCTTGGACTGACTCCCGAGGCGGCTGATGTGAGGAAGAACTGCTTGAGGGTCGGTTGGTTGATTGATAACTTTGGCGACTGTGCCCGGTTGGACGAGGCAGCGGAGGATTTTGATGAGCAGACTATCTTTCACATCAGGGCACACCTACATATGCAGGGGATGACTACGAGGGTGGTCCACGTGGCTTTACGGTCAGATTAG